The following are encoded in a window of Allosphingosinicella indica genomic DNA:
- a CDS encoding NAD(P)/FAD-dependent oxidoreductase: protein MAEAYDLVIVGGGPAGQAAALALDGSGVRIAVVDEQPRPGGQILRRPPAAFRVRDWLQGHEYGPLKKQLAAFEALRNVEWLGGRSVLGLAREDGGFALSLSGPEGASRLTAPRVLIAAGCQDLAVPVPGWTLPGVYTAGGLQTLLKSQQIVPGERILLAGTHPLQLVIAEQIVAAGGTLAAVLFAQPRAVMLRTSLAHPGAALAHPRNLLAAAHAERALRRAGVPLLYGHSLDAITGEGRVGAVTTDTQTIACDSVGLCYGFVPQSALPRMAGARMRPAGRAGGWAAEHDYWMRSSVPGLWVAGETTGVAGAPAAMAAGRIAGIGIARDSGTIDAQTAERGAASARRDHAKRLGFARLLDAVADPRGYWPAADTNLIACRCENVTFGAIDAAIADGGTANAVKLATRCGMGPCQGRNCEPTLLRRLADAGRPEDPGFAQRFPARPVPIGDLAAPPGGLPIG, encoded by the coding sequence ATGGCTGAGGCCTATGATCTCGTCATCGTCGGCGGCGGGCCGGCCGGGCAGGCCGCCGCGCTGGCGCTCGACGGATCGGGCGTCCGCATCGCGGTCGTCGATGAGCAGCCGCGCCCCGGCGGCCAGATCCTCCGCCGGCCGCCCGCGGCCTTCCGGGTCCGCGACTGGCTGCAAGGCCACGAATATGGTCCGCTGAAGAAACAGCTCGCCGCCTTCGAGGCGCTGCGCAACGTCGAATGGCTGGGCGGCCGCTCGGTGCTGGGCTTGGCGCGCGAGGACGGCGGGTTCGCGCTCAGCCTGTCCGGTCCGGAGGGCGCCTCGCGCCTCACCGCTCCGCGCGTGCTGATCGCCGCCGGCTGCCAGGATCTCGCCGTCCCGGTTCCCGGCTGGACGCTGCCCGGCGTCTATACCGCGGGCGGGCTCCAGACCTTGCTCAAGAGCCAGCAGATTGTGCCGGGTGAGCGGATTCTGCTCGCCGGGACGCACCCGTTGCAGCTCGTCATTGCCGAGCAGATCGTCGCGGCAGGCGGCACACTGGCGGCGGTGCTTTTCGCCCAGCCGCGAGCCGTGATGCTCCGCACTTCGCTCGCACACCCTGGCGCCGCGCTTGCCCACCCGCGCAACCTCCTCGCCGCCGCGCATGCGGAACGCGCGCTGCGCCGTGCCGGGGTTCCGCTCCTGTATGGACACTCGCTCGATGCGATCACCGGGGAAGGCCGCGTGGGAGCGGTGACGACCGATACGCAAACCATCGCCTGCGACAGCGTGGGGCTTTGCTACGGCTTCGTCCCGCAATCGGCGCTGCCGCGCATGGCTGGTGCGCGCATGCGGCCCGCCGGTCGCGCCGGGGGCTGGGCCGCGGAGCATGATTATTGGATGCGCTCCAGCGTGCCAGGCTTGTGGGTCGCGGGCGAGACGACCGGCGTCGCCGGCGCGCCCGCAGCGATGGCGGCGGGACGCATCGCCGGTATCGGCATCGCGCGCGACAGTGGTACGATCGACGCACAGACCGCCGAGCGCGGCGCAGCGTCCGCCCGGCGCGACCATGCGAAACGCCTCGGCTTCGCACGGCTGCTCGATGCGGTCGCCGACCCCCGTGGCTATTGGCCCGCTGCCGATACCAACCTCATCGCCTGCCGCTGCGAGAATGTGACGTTTGGGGCGATCGACGCCGCCATCGCCGACGGCGGCACCGCCAACGCCGTGAAGCTCGCCACCCGCTGCGGCATGGGCCCGTGCCAGGGGCGCAATTGCGAACCGACTTTGCTGCGTCGGCTTGCGGATGCAGGCCGCCCCGAAGATCCCGGCTTCGCGCAGCGATTCCCCGCACGTCCGGTCCCGATCGGCGATCTCGCCGCGCCGCCCGGCGGATTGCCCATTGGCTGA
- a CDS encoding VOC family protein has protein sequence MSAAPEKPAFLAVDHISWTVPDLEEALGFYCGVIGAEELFRMGPLDAADMPAEADGRDWMEAHVGVKGAKLTLAMLKLTDNMNFQLVQYDKPDDRRQELPRNCDRGGHHLGLKVDDVDKAIAYLTAHGCTALETIHISEGPLAGKKNVYMLDPFGHQLEIVD, from the coding sequence ATGTCCGCCGCCCCCGAGAAGCCCGCATTCCTCGCCGTCGATCACATCTCGTGGACGGTGCCTGATCTGGAGGAAGCGCTCGGCTTCTATTGCGGTGTGATCGGTGCGGAAGAGCTGTTCCGCATGGGCCCGCTCGATGCCGCGGACATGCCCGCCGAGGCCGACGGCCGCGACTGGATGGAGGCGCATGTTGGCGTGAAGGGCGCGAAGCTGACGCTCGCCATGCTCAAGCTCACCGACAATATGAACTTCCAGCTCGTCCAGTATGACAAGCCCGACGATCGCCGCCAGGAGCTGCCGCGCAATTGCGATCGCGGCGGCCATCATCTCGGCCTCAAGGTCGACGACGTCGATAAGGCGATCGCCTATCTCACAGCGCACGGCTGCACCGCGCTGGAGACGATCCACATCTCCGAAGGCCCGCTGGCCGGCAAGAAGAACGTCTACATGCTCGATCCCTTCGGGCATCAGCTCGAGATCGTCGACTGA
- a CDS encoding RidA family protein translates to MANSKINPAGLYDAVGYGFSHAAVQEGGRTLHLAGQVAWDKDCNVVGGGDLAAQTRQALANLKAVLAEAGATPADIVRLRTYVVDHNPEKLGPVLGEIGAFYDGGTPAPNTFIGVAALALPYFLVEIEATAALEA, encoded by the coding sequence ATGGCCAACAGCAAGATCAACCCCGCCGGCCTGTACGACGCCGTCGGCTACGGCTTTTCGCACGCTGCGGTGCAGGAAGGCGGGCGGACGCTCCACCTCGCTGGGCAGGTGGCGTGGGACAAGGATTGCAACGTCGTCGGCGGCGGCGACCTCGCTGCGCAGACCCGCCAGGCGCTCGCCAATCTCAAAGCGGTGCTCGCCGAAGCCGGCGCGACCCCGGCGGACATCGTGCGGCTGCGCACCTATGTCGTCGATCACAATCCCGAAAAGCTCGGTCCCGTGCTCGGCGAGATCGGCGCATTCTATGACGGCGGCACCCCCGCCCCCAACACCTTCATCGGCGTCGCCGCGCTAGCCCTCCCCTATTTCCTCGTCGAGATCGAGGCGAC